The following are from one region of the Deltaproteobacteria bacterium genome:
- a CDS encoding homoserine dehydrogenase: MQKINIGLIGFGTVGTGLVKVLKENAKVIQERLGAEIVLKKIADKDITRDRGVEIDKSIITTDANDIINDPSINIVIELVGGIEPAKTFILKALNNKKHVVTANKALLSQHGEEIFKTAAKNNVDIGFEASVGGGIPIIKALKEGLVANKINSIYGIINGTANYILSKMTNEGGKFEDVLKKAQEKGYAEADPTYDVEGIDTAHKLAILINLAYGTYIRLEDIYTEGISKVTPLDIKFAKEFGYKIKLLAIAKEEGGKIEARVHATMIPADHLLATVDGVYNAIHLKGNAVGSVMFYGRGAGMMPTASAVAADVVDICRNIIKSASQRVAPLSYTEESVKNIEIRHIENLEIPYYLRFSVLDKPGVLSRISGVLGNHNISILSVMQKDRKVGGAVPIVIMTHHAKEKELMTALHEIDKLDVVLDKTVYFRIEEDPKTP; encoded by the coding sequence ATGCAAAAAATTAATATCGGTCTCATAGGTTTCGGCACAGTCGGAACAGGTTTGGTTAAAGTTCTAAAGGAGAATGCAAAGGTCATTCAGGAGAGGCTCGGTGCAGAGATTGTTCTTAAGAAGATTGCAGACAAGGACATCACCCGTGACAGAGGGGTGGAGATTGATAAATCTATAATTACCACCGATGCTAATGACATCATCAACGACCCGTCCATAAATATTGTGATTGAGCTTGTGGGCGGCATAGAGCCTGCAAAGACCTTCATCCTCAAGGCGCTTAATAACAAAAAGCATGTGGTTACAGCCAACAAGGCGCTCCTTTCGCAGCACGGCGAAGAAATTTTTAAAACCGCCGCAAAGAACAATGTGGATATCGGTTTTGAGGCGAGCGTTGGCGGCGGCATCCCGATTATCAAGGCTTTGAAAGAAGGGCTTGTTGCAAATAAGATTAACTCCATCTACGGCATCATAAACGGAACGGCAAATTATATCTTAAGCAAGATGACCAATGAAGGGGGCAAGTTTGAGGATGTCCTGAAAAAGGCGCAGGAAAAGGGATATGCCGAGGCAGACCCGACCTATGATGTGGAAGGGATTGACACAGCGCATAAGCTGGCTATTCTCATAAATCTTGCTTACGGCACATACATAAGACTGGAGGATATTTATACAGAAGGTATAAGCAAAGTTACCCCGCTGGATATAAAATTCGCCAAAGAATTCGGTTATAAGATAAAACTCCTTGCCATTGCAAAAGAAGAGGGAGGAAAGATAGAGGCCAGAGTTCACGCCACCATGATACCAGCAGACCATCTCCTGGCAACAGTGGATGGCGTTTACAATGCAATCCATCTCAAAGGCAATGCAGTCGGCTCTGTCATGTTTTATGGAAGGGGCGCAGGCATGATGCCCACTGCCAGCGCAGTAGCGGCGGATGTGGTGGATATTTGCAGAAACATAATTAAAAGTGCGTCGCAGCGGGTTGCGCCGTTATCATACACGGAAGAATCGGTCAAAAATATAGAAATAAGGCATATAGAAAATCTTGAGATACCATATTACCTCAGGTTTTCCGTGCTGGATAAACCGGGGGTATTGTCAAGGATTTCAGGGGTTCTGGGCAATCACAATATCAGCATTCTATCCGTCATGCAAAAGGACAGAAAGGTGGGCGGCGCAGTGCCTATCGTCATAATGACCCACCATGCAAAAGAAAAAGAACTCATGACCGCGTTGCATGAGATTGACAAATTAGATGTGGTTCTGGATAAGACAGTATATTTTAGGATTGAGGAAGATCCAAAAACCCCTTGA
- a CDS encoding response regulator, whose translation MSKKILLADDSITIQKVISITFASEDYDLIIVGDGDTAVAKIKEVKPDLVIADVAMPGKNGYEVCELIKKEPGLRHIPVLLLSGTFEPLNEKEAKRVKADNHIVKPFESQELIEKVKNLLAMPPAAATVEAEAEKIVTMEAKAPLPTDIWEVGDFMGVEEADAPAKGAAAPAEKEIWGGDFFEEPAKEAPQKPKVEEEFIELELNEEELQPAEAAKPAPPPPPKPVETFKAAPEIKLRAPQPPPVPKAPPIPTPPPVQEVVSRIPEKVEAKIKEAAVEEMPELGAIPKERLEEVIRKVSREVIEEIAWEIIPDMAEEMIKEEIRKIKEAIARTK comes from the coding sequence ATGTCTAAAAAGATTCTTCTGGCTGACGATAGTATTACCATCCAGAAGGTTATATCCATAACCTTTGCCAGTGAGGATTATGACCTTATTATTGTCGGCGATGGTGACACAGCGGTAGCCAAGATAAAAGAGGTGAAACCTGATCTTGTCATAGCCGATGTTGCAATGCCGGGTAAGAACGGGTATGAGGTTTGCGAGCTGATAAAAAAAGAGCCTGGGCTTAGACATATCCCTGTTCTGCTTTTATCAGGCACCTTTGAACCGCTCAACGAAAAAGAAGCTAAAAGGGTAAAAGCTGATAATCACATTGTTAAACCTTTTGAATCGCAGGAGTTAATAGAAAAGGTGAAAAATCTGCTTGCAATGCCCCCTGCAGCGGCTACTGTTGAAGCCGAGGCGGAAAAAATTGTAACTATGGAGGCTAAGGCCCCTCTGCCGACTGATATATGGGAGGTTGGCGATTTTATGGGGGTTGAAGAGGCAGATGCCCCTGCAAAGGGCGCAGCAGCGCCTGCTGAAAAAGAGATATGGGGAGGTGACTTTTTTGAGGAACCAGCAAAGGAAGCGCCTCAGAAACCCAAAGTGGAAGAGGAGTTCATAGAACTGGAATTAAATGAAGAGGAGTTACAGCCTGCGGAAGCGGCCAAACCCGCTCCACCACCTCCGCCTAAACCGGTAGAGACATTCAAAGCAGCGCCAGAGATTAAACTACGCGCGCCGCAGCCACCGCCGGTTCCTAAAGCGCCTCCCATTCCAACACCACCCCCTGTACAAGAGGTTGTAAGTAGAATACCTGAAAAGGTTGAGGCAAAGATAAAAGAGGCAGCTGTAGAAGAAATGCCTGAACTTGGCGCTATTCCAAAGGAGAGATTGGAAGAGGTTATACGAAAGGTTTCAAGAGAGGTAATAGAAGAGATTGCATGGGAGATAATCCCTGATATGGCAGAGGAGATGATAAAGGAAGAGATAAGAAAGATAAAAGAGGCGATAGCGAGAACAAAGTAG
- a CDS encoding valine--tRNA ligase yields the protein MTEAKLDKVYSPKAIEEKWTKYWLGNELFRADVNSTKPAFSMAIPPPNVTGSLHMGHALNNTLQDILARYKRMKGFDVLWLPGTDHAGIATQNVVEKKLAHEGIDRHNLGRERFIERVWQWKEESGGAIINQLKRLGASCDWSREQFTMSPELSKAVREVFVRLYEEGLIYRDERLINWCHRCLTALSDIEVEHEETSAKLYHIRYPLADNPKEFLTIATTRPETMLGDTAVAVHPDDERYNKFIGKEVLLPLTSRRIPVIGDSILVDIEFGTGAVKITPAHDFNDFEAGLRHSLKRIDIFNERAHIKQNIPDINPEIMEEITDLHAHKAREKVIHTLKERGFLTKTEDHKHAIGKCYRCRTVIEPYLSPQWYVKVKLLAEEAIKAVEQDKTRIIPEGWENTYFEWMRNIKDWCISRQIWWGHQIPAWYCLKCNKNEIYEVHGEKRFSAKAKPIVSRTEPKECPACKSKDIVRDNDVLDTWFSSALWPFSTLGWPEKVETQNLASPLQRYYPTSVIVTGFDIIFFWVARMMMMGLKFMGDVPFRDVYIHALVRDAEGQKMSKSKGNVIDPLVIMDKYGTDAFRFTLAAMAAQGRDIKLAEERIEGYRNFCNKIWNLARFTLMNLENSYQLLAISHQLSIADKWILTRLNHTVRDVTEDLETYRFNDAANSAYQFVWHELCDWYVELIKFDLRGENGEERKKTAQTVLLKILKDSLKLLHPIMPFITEEVWDVLPHEEGDKGQGAWVSSIMQQPFPKTGVDYPDAERDMILIMDVIKAIRNIRSEMNVSPALTIEAVCYSSDDSVIKLLETEGRHIKTLAKVSGLKISAPAGRPENCATAVAGNIEIFVPLKGLINFEEEEKRLKKDIEKIERELLAVERKMSNKEFIEKAPKEVVEKDKARLEELLQKKMKLEQGVERVKTGRGLLM from the coding sequence ATGACAGAGGCAAAACTTGACAAGGTTTATTCGCCAAAGGCGATAGAAGAGAAGTGGACAAAATACTGGCTTGGAAATGAACTTTTCAGGGCAGATGTCAATTCAACAAAGCCTGCCTTCTCTATGGCCATACCGCCGCCGAATGTTACCGGTTCACTGCACATGGGCCATGCCCTGAATAATACGCTTCAGGATATTTTAGCGCGTTACAAGAGGATGAAGGGTTTTGATGTATTATGGCTTCCCGGCACCGACCACGCAGGCATTGCTACGCAGAATGTGGTGGAGAAGAAACTTGCCCATGAAGGCATTGACAGACATAATCTTGGCAGGGAAAGGTTTATAGAGAGGGTCTGGCAGTGGAAGGAAGAATCAGGCGGAGCCATTATCAATCAACTGAAAAGGCTTGGCGCATCCTGCGACTGGTCCCGGGAACAGTTTACCATGAGCCCTGAACTCAGCAAGGCGGTTCGGGAGGTATTTGTAAGGCTTTATGAAGAAGGGCTTATTTACAGGGATGAACGGCTCATTAATTGGTGTCATAGGTGTTTGACTGCTCTTTCTGATATAGAGGTTGAACATGAGGAAACCTCTGCCAAACTTTATCATATTCGCTATCCCCTTGCAGATAATCCAAAAGAATTTTTAACCATTGCCACAACGCGGCCTGAGACCATGCTCGGCGATACGGCTGTTGCCGTGCATCCTGATGATGAGCGGTACAATAAATTTATCGGCAAAGAGGTTTTGCTGCCTCTTACAAGCCGCAGGATTCCTGTGATCGGAGATTCAATTTTGGTTGATATTGAGTTCGGCACAGGTGCAGTAAAAATAACGCCTGCCCATGATTTTAATGACTTTGAGGCGGGACTCCGGCACTCCCTCAAACGTATAGACATATTTAACGAGCGCGCTCATATAAAACAGAATATTCCAGATATCAATCCTGAAATAATGGAAGAGATAACTGACCTTCACGCGCACAAGGCAAGGGAGAAGGTCATCCATACATTAAAAGAGAGGGGATTTTTAACAAAGACAGAAGACCACAAGCACGCTATTGGCAAGTGCTACAGGTGCAGGACTGTTATTGAACCCTACCTTTCGCCGCAGTGGTATGTAAAGGTAAAACTATTGGCTGAAGAGGCTATAAAGGCCGTGGAACAGGACAAGACGCGCATTATTCCCGAGGGATGGGAGAATACCTATTTTGAGTGGATGAGGAATATTAAGGACTGGTGTATATCCAGGCAGATATGGTGGGGGCATCAGATACCAGCATGGTACTGCCTGAAATGCAATAAAAATGAAATATATGAAGTCCATGGAGAAAAAAGATTCTCTGCAAAGGCAAAGCCTATCGTGTCAAGGACAGAGCCAAAGGAGTGTCCTGCATGCAAGTCCAAAGATATTGTGAGGGATAACGATGTGCTTGATACATGGTTTTCCTCCGCTCTCTGGCCTTTTTCAACCCTTGGTTGGCCTGAAAAGGTAGAGACGCAAAATCTTGCGTCTCCACTTCAGCGCTATTATCCTACATCCGTGATTGTTACAGGCTTTGATATCATATTCTTCTGGGTTGCAAGGATGATGATGATGGGATTGAAATTTATGGGCGATGTGCCTTTCAGAGATGTGTATATCCATGCCCTTGTTCGGGATGCGGAAGGCCAGAAGATGAGTAAGAGTAAAGGCAATGTCATTGACCCGCTTGTCATCATGGATAAATACGGCACAGACGCATTCAGGTTTACACTTGCCGCAATGGCTGCGCAGGGCCGCGACATTAAACTTGCGGAAGAGAGGATTGAAGGATACAGGAACTTCTGCAACAAGATATGGAACCTTGCAAGATTTACATTGATGAATCTTGAGAACAGCTATCAGCTATTAGCTATCAGCCATCAGCTGTCTATCGCCGATAAATGGATCCTCACCCGTCTGAATCATACTGTCAGGGATGTTACAGAAGACCTTGAGACATACAGATTCAATGATGCGGCAAATAGCGCCTATCAGTTTGTCTGGCATGAACTCTGCGACTGGTATGTGGAGCTTATTAAATTCGATTTGCGCGGAGAAAACGGCGAAGAAAGGAAAAAGACAGCGCAAACTGTCCTTCTCAAAATTTTGAAGGATTCCCTCAAACTCCTACACCCAATAATGCCATTTATCACAGAAGAGGTATGGGATGTGCTGCCACATGAGGAAGGGGACAAGGGTCAGGGGGCATGGGTCAGCAGCATAATGCAGCAGCCGTTTCCAAAAACAGGCGTGGATTATCCTGATGCGGAAAGGGATATGATATTGATTATGGATGTGATAAAGGCCATAAGAAATATCAGGAGCGAGATGAATGTGTCGCCTGCATTGACGATTGAGGCTGTGTGCTATAGTTCCGATGATTCAGTTATAAAACTGCTGGAAACAGAGGGGAGGCACATCAAGACTCTGGCAAAGGTCTCCGGTCTTAAGATTTCTGCACCCGCAGGCAGGCCTGAAAACTGCGCCACAGCAGTTGCAGGCAATATAGAGATATTTGTTCCGCTCAAAGGGCTTATAAACTTTGAAGAAGAGGAAAAGAGGCTTAAAAAGGATATAGAAAAGATTGAGAGGGAGCTTCTTGCCGTAGAAAGAAAAATGTCAAATAAAGAATTTATTGAAAAGGCGCCTAAAGAGGTTGTTGAAAAGGATAAGGCAAGGCTTGAAGAGCTTTTGCAGAAAAAGATGAAACTTGAGCAGGGAGTGGAGAGGGTAAAAACGGGCAGGGGTTTATTAATGTAA